In Arachis stenosperma cultivar V10309 chromosome 1, arast.V10309.gnm1.PFL2, whole genome shotgun sequence, one DNA window encodes the following:
- the LOC130956623 gene encoding uncharacterized protein LOC130956623, which translates to MVNLVAAQKPLMNALMKMAGITPYTVEIEPGTVMSFWVPSETVKKPKKKHEKPQIISQPKKPTVVLVHGFAAEGIVTWQFQIGALTKKYSVYVPDLLFFGGSKTNKTERSPTFQAQCLAAALRKLGVEKCVVVGFSYGGMVAFKMAEMYPEMVQALVISGSILAMTDSISVTTLQELGFSSSSELLLPTSVKGLKALLSVAAHKKLWFPDRLHRDFLEVMFSNRKERGELLEGLVISNRDITIPNFPQRIHLLWGEKDQIFKLELAQNMKEQLGEKSTLEGIKKAGHLVHLERPCVYNRCLKNFIDSILL; encoded by the exons atggtGAACCTTGTGGCAGCACAGAAGCCCTTAATGAATGCTCTAATGAAGATGGCAGGGATAACTCCCTATACGGTTGAGATAGAGCCAGGGACAGTGATGAGTTTCTGGGTCCCTTCAGAGACCGTAAAGAAACCAAAGAAAAAACACGAAAAACCCCAAATCATATCCCAACCCAAGAAGCCAACTGTGGTGCTGGTGCACGGTTTCGCCGCTGAAGGGATAGTGACGTGGCAGTTCCAGATTGGAGCTCTAACAAAGAAATACTCTGTCTACGTCCCTGACCTTCTTTTCTTCGGAGGCTCCAAAACCAACAAGACGGAGAGGTCACCCACGTTCCAAGCGCAGTGTCTGGCGGCGGCGCTGAGGAAGCTTGGGGTGGAGAAGTGTGTTGTGGTTGGATTTAGTTATGGCGGGATGGTGGCTTTTAAGATGGCCGAGATGTATCCTGAGATGGTCCAAGCACTGGTCATCTCAGGATCCATCTTGGCCATGACGGATTCCATCAGTGTTACGACGCTGCAAGAGCTCGGATTCTCTTCGTCGTCCGAGCTCTTGCTGCCTACATCTGTGAAGGGCCTTAAGGCCCTTCTCTCCGTTGCTGCCCACAAGAAGCTGTGGTTCCCGGATCGTTTACACAGAGATTTTCTTGAg GTGATGTTCTCGAATAGGAAGGAGCGAGGTGAGTTACTAGAGGGCTTAGTAATTAGCAACAGAGACATCACCATCCCAAACTTTCCACAG AGAATACATCTTCTATGGGGCGAAAAagatcaaattttcaaattagaACTCGCGCAGAATATGAAAGA GCAACTGGGAGAGAAAAGCACATTAGAAGGAATAAAGAAAGCTGGTCACTTAGTTCATCTAGAGCGACCATGTGTCTACAATAGATGCCTCAAGAACTTCATTGATTCCATCTTGCTCTGA